The DNA segment CCAGATCGGGTCGGCTCGGCGAGCCTGGTCGGCCGTGGATTCGCGTCGCAAAATCGCCAAGTCGTCGGTGATGCCGCGCAGCAGCCGCAGCATCCGAACCTCATCGGTCACGGTGCAGCGCTTCCGCGAATTCGCGATGGGCCCGAGTGATGCGTGGCAGTTCGTCCAGGTAAATCTTGCGTGTGGTGGCTTCCCAAACCACCCGGGCCTGCCGATCCGTCTCGAATAGCAGCGACCCACCCAGCGCAACCCGGCCCGCGAGTTCCAGCGGAGCGTCATCGAGCACAAGCAGGTCAACGCCCGACGGCAGCAGAATCTCGAAGGTCGGTGGCCGTCGTCCGCCGAAGTGCGGAACGCGGCACGACACCTGTGGGGCGAGGCACGCCGGCCGGTGGTCGCCCGAGCAGCGTCACTGGCCAACCCCGTTGACGAAATTCAGACTAGTCGTACTGGTGTGGCTAGTGCTTTCAGCTAACCTCAACGGTATGCGAACGGTGACGAGCACGGAAGCCAAGGCGCGGCTCAACGCCCTTTTGTCCGAGGTGGAACGGACCGGTGTCGCGGTCACGATTACCAACCACGGGCGCCCCGTGGCCGTGTTGTCACCGGCCAAACCGGTACCGCGCCGCTTCGGTCAGCTGCCAACCTTGGTTGTGCCAGACACGTTCAACGATCCGCTACCTGCCTCCGAAATCGCGGCGTGGGAAAACAACTTGTGACCCACGCCGTTCTCCTCGACACGCACGTGCTGCTGTGGTTGGTGAGCATTCCCGACAAAGTGGCCGCACCGGCACGCGAAATTTCTTGCCGACCCCGGCACGGAAATCATGATCTCGGCCGCGTCGGCCTGGGAGATCGCCATCAAGACCAGACTCGGCCGGCTCGACGGCGAGCCGCTGCTCTCGGCCTGGTCTGACATCGTCGCCGCATTGACCGCGACCGATATCCCGATCGACGCGCACGACGCTATCTTCGCCAGCCGCCTGACCTGGGATCACAGAGACCCGTTCGACCGCATCCTCGTGGCCCAACCACCCGACGAAACCTCGCCATAGCTACCAGCGACACCCACATCTTGCGCGCGGCCCTTACCCCCACCCTGAAGACGTAAGGCGGGGATCGGGAACGACCTACCCGCGGCGCGAAGACGCGCTGGACGCCACGCCATACCGGCGTGTGACGGCGTGCGGTGTATCCCAGCCGGGTGGACACCTCCTGCTCGGCGGCAACCTCGGGAAGCGTTGGGAAACAACCAGAATCCCGCAACACCGTGGCAGCCACCAGCGCGGTGATGCCCCGGCGTTGCCCGTTGCGCTGCATCAACACATCAGGGTCCGCCTGCGGCAGTGGCTCATCAAACATGTCCCGCGGCAGGTAAATCCGGTTGTGCGCGGGCGAACACGGCTGCTCGACGACGCCGCTCATCACCGGCGGGATCGGCGGGCGATGCCCGCAGCCGCGACCAGACGATGCGCTCAGCCGCCCGACGCCCGGCCACCGGCGCTCATGCCCCCAAACGCCGTCCCCTACCGCACACCGACACCACGATGTGCACTCTGCATACGATGCCCCGCAACCCATTGGGCAAATTAACCGATGGGTTGCGCGATTGTGCGGCAACGCATTTCATGTTCGCCATTTCGGCCCGCCGAACGCTGGCGTCGCCATACAATCCGTGCTTGATGACACGAGTTGCCCGGAGGTTGGGGAAATGTCCTATGTGATCGCCGCGCCGGACCTGGTGGCGGCGGCGGCTTCGGAGCTGGCAGGTATCGGTGCGACGCTCAGCACGGCCAACGCCGCCGCGGCGTTTCCCACCACAGGGATCCTGGCCGCCGGCGCCGACGAGGTCTCAGCCGCGATCGCGGCGCTGTTCGGCGCGCACGGCCAGGCCTATCAGGCGCTCAGCGCTCAGGCTGCGCAGTTTCACACCCAGTTCGTGCAGTCCCTGCAGGCGGGCGCGGGCGCCTATGCGAGCGCCGAAACCACCAACGTCGAGCAGCAGCTGCTCAACGCGATCAACGCGCCCACCCAGGCGTTGTTGGGGCGCCCGCTGATCGGTGACGGCGCCGACGCGCCCGACGGCAGCGGGGCCCCCGGCGGGCCCGGCGGGCTGCTCTACGGCAACGGCGGCCGCGGCGGATCCGGCGCCCCGGCCAACCCGGCGGCGCCGGCGGGGACGCCGGTTTGATCGGCAATGGCGGCGCCGGCGGAGTGGGCGGGACCGGCTCGGCCGCGGCGGGCGGCGCCGGCGGCCATGCCGGCTGGCTCTACGGCAACGGCGGGACCGGCGGGACCGGCGGGGACGCCACGGGCTCTGGCCTGGCCGGCGGTAACGGTGGTGCCGGTGGTGCCGCCGGGCTGTGGGGCAGCGGCGGGGCCGGCGGCGCCGGCGGTGCGGGAACCGGCGGCGGCCGGGGCGGGGATGGCGGAGCTGGCGGGCTGTTATACGGCGCTGGCGGGGTCGGCGGAATCGGCGGGGCCGGCGGCGACGCGAGCCATTTCGCGGGCAACGGTGGCGCCGGCGGTGCCGCCGGGCTGATCGGCCACGGCGGGGCCGGCGGCGCGGGAGGGGAGGGCGGCGGCGGCCTCGGCTCCGGCAACGGCGGTGCCGGTGGTACCGGCGGCTGGTTGTACGGCAACGGCGGCGCCGGCGGGGCCGGTGGAGCCGTTCCCGGAGCTGCCGGTAAAGGCGGGGTCGGCGGGGCGGGCGGCGCCGCCATCCTGTTCGGCGATGGTGGGGCCGGCGGTGCCGGTGGGGTAGGCGGTGGATCCAGCTTCGTTGGTGGGCCCGGCTTTGCCGGCGGGGCCGGCGGGGCCGGCGGCGCCGGCGGGCTGGTCGGTAACGGCGGGGCCGGCGGACACGGCGGCGCCGGCGGACCCGCTATTTTCGGCGGCTCCGCCAGCGGTGGTGCCGGCGGAGCCGGCGGCCACGGCGGGTCGGCCAAGCTGCTCGGCAATGGCGGTAACGGCGGCAACGGCGGCAACGGCGGGGCGCCTGCCCCTGGCGGCACTGGTGGGGCCGGCGGGGCCGCCGGCACCGGCGGCGCACCCGGGCAGCTGCTGGGCGCGTTCGGCGCCACCGGGCTCACCGGCGCGCCCGGCTAACACCCCGGCCAGCGGCCTACCCACGGCGTGCATACGCGCTCGGCGCCACGCCAAACCAGCGTTTGAAGGCATGCGAGAACGTCGAGACCTCCGTGTAACCCAGCCGGGTGGACACCTCCGCCACCGTCAACCCGACGTTGCGCAGCAAGTCGACGGCCACCGTGGAGCGCGCCTCGGTGAGCAAGGCCCGAAACGACGTGCCCTCCTCGGCGAGTCGGCGCCGCAGCGTCCGCGGATGCACGGCCAGCTCCGCGGCAACGTCGGGAAGCGTTGGGAAACAACCGGAATCGCGAAACAGCTTGGTGCGCACCAGCGCGGTGATGCCCCGGCGTTGCTCGTTGCGCTGCATCAGCACGTCACACTGCGCAATACACATCTCCAAGGTGTGGCGATCGGCCTGCGGCAACGGCTCGTCGAACATGGCACGCGGGAAGTGCAACCTGTTGTGCGCTCGGCCGAAGGCGATGTCGTGGACCGGCATGAGCCCGAGCAGCGGACGCAACGACTGTTCGTCGATCGCCACCTCCGCCGACACCCGGTCGGCGTATTTTTCGGCCACCGGCTGCGCGAAACTCATTGTCGTCGTGATGATTCCGGCGACATCGCGTTCCAGGAAGAACCGCTGAACATCGGCCGGTAAGTGGCCCACGTCCAGATCAACCACGCAGTCGTCGGCGGTTTCAAACAACGTCACGTCGATGTGCAGCATCGTCAGCGCGAAGTAGCGCATCGCGATGGCGAACAGTTCGCGCAGGGTGCCGCACGACATCACGGCAAACCCGAACAACCCGAAATGGGTGAGCGTGAACCGGCTCCCCACGTCGATCCCCACGCCCGCCCCTTTGTTCGGCAAGTCCGGCAGCCGGGCCAGCAGCCTGCGCACCGCGGCGATCTCGTCGCGCGCGCTGACGACGGTGTCCGGCTTATCCAGATCGGCCGGTTCGATGCCGGTGCCCGCCAACACATCGCGGGTGGACACCCCGCGTTCGTTGGCCACCTCGCACAGCACCCGGGTCGCATACACCGGGTGCGTGACCTCGGCTCCCATGAAACTGTCCTAAACTCCCAACTCCGTGTCCCATAGTCTCATTCCGGGCCGCCGTCGTCATCCATACAGTGAAGTCATGGCCACTCTGACCGCCGAGCGGCCCGCCAGGGGACCGGCCAGGCGCCTGAGCACCTGGACGATGACGCGGGAGGCGCTCACCGTCGGATTCGATGCCGGCGAGGGTTTCCTGGGCCGGGCTCGCGGCAGTGACATCACCCGATTTCGCTGTGCCGGAAGGCGTTTCGTGTCGATCAGTCACCCCGACTACGTCGACCACGTGCTGCACGCAGCGCGGCTGAGATACGTCAAGTCCGACGAGTACGGGCCGATCCGGGCCGCCGCCGGACTCAACCTGCTCACCGACGAGGGCGATTCGTGGGCGCGCCACCGCGGAGTGCTGAACCCGATCTTCGCCCGGCGTCATCTGAACGGGCTGGTCGACCTGATGATCGATCCGATCACAGCCGTCGCCGATGCGCTGGTGCCCGGCGTGCGGTTCGACATGCACCAGACGATGGTGGAGGCGACCCTGCGGGTGGTCGCCAACGCGCTGTTCAGCCAGGACTTCGGCCCGCTGGTGCACAGCATGAACGATCTGGCCACGCGCGGGCTGCGGCGTGCGGAAAAGCTGGAGCGCCTCGGGCTGTGGGGCCTGATGCCGCGGCCGGTCTACGACACGCTGACCTGGTGCACCTTCTCCGGTGTCCAGCTGCCGCCACCGCTGCGCGAATTGCAGGAGATCACGCTGGCGCTCGACCGCGCGGTCAACGCGGTGATCGATCGGCGACTGGCACAACCCACCGACGCCGCCGATCTGCTCAACGTGTTGCTGCACGCCGACGGCGGCACCTGGCCGCGTCAGCGGGTCCGCGACGAGGCGCTGACCTTCATGCTCGCCGGCCATGAAACCACCGCCAACGCCATGTCGTGGTTCTGGTATCTGCTGTCGCGGCACCCCGCGGTCCGCGACCGGATGCTCGCCGAGGTAGACGGCGTGCTGGGGACGCGCCGCCCGACCGCCGACGATCTGGGCAAGCTGGGCTGGACCACCGCCTGCCTGCAGGAGTCGCAGCGCTACTTCTCGTCGGTATGGATCATCGCCCGCGAGGCCATCGACGACGACGTGATCGACGGCCACCACATCCGCCGCGGCACCACCGTCGTCATCCCGATCCACCACATTCACCACGACCCGCGCTGGTGGCCCGACCCGGAGAGGTTCGACCCCCGCCGATTTCTCGACGACCGGGCCAAGACCCGTCCCCGCTCGGCGTATCTGCCGTTCGGCGGCGGTCGGCGCAGCTGCATCGGGCAAAGCTTCGCACTCATGGAGATGGTGCTGCTGGCGGCAATCATGAGTCAACGCTTCACCTTTGACCTCGCGCCGGCATGCCCCGTCGAACTCGAGGCCACGCTGACGCTGCGACCCAAGCACGGAATACACCTCATCGGAAGCAGGCGCTGATGCCCCAGATTCTGATCGTGGGCGCCGGATTCTCCGGGATCGGCGCCGCCATCAAACTCGACCGGGCGGGGTTTCACGACTACCTCGTGGTCGAAGCCGGCGACGGGGTGGGCGGCACCTGGCACTGGAACACCTATCCCGGTATCGCCGTGGACATTCCGTCGTTTTCCTACCAGTACTCCTTTGAGCAGAGCCCGCGCTGGACACGGACCTACGCCCCTGGACACGAGCTGAAGGCCTACGCCGAACACTGCGTCGACAAGTACGGCATTCGGTCGCGAATAAGGTTGCACACCAAGGTCCTTGCCGCCGAGTTCGACGACGAGCACGCCCTGTGGCGCGTGCACACCGATCCCGGGGGAGAACTCACCGCCAGGTTTGTGATCAACGCCAGCGGGGTGCTCACGGTGCCGAAGCTGCCCGACATCGACGGGGTGGACTCGTTCGAGGGCATCACCATGCACACCGCGCGCTGGGATCACGGCCAGGACCTGGCCGGCAAGCGCGTCGGGATCATCGGCACCGGCGCGTCGGCGGTGCAGGTCATCCCGGAGATCGCGCCAATCGTCGCCCACCTCACCGTTTTTCAGCGCACCCCGATCTGGTGCTTTCCCAAGTTCGACGTGCCGCTGCCCAAGGCGGTCCGCGCGGCGATGCGGGTTCCCGGCGGCAAAGCGGTCCATCGGCTGCTCAGTCAGGCGTTCGTGGAGACCACCTTCCCCGTCGCGGCGCACTACTTCACGGTGTTCCCGCTGGCCAGGCGAATGGAGTCGGCGGGAAAGGCCTATCTGCGCCAGCAGGTCCACGACCCGGTGCTGCGCGAGCAGCTCACCCCGCGATACGCGGTGGGCTGCAAGCGGCCCGGCTTCCACAACACCTACCTGTCGACGTTCAACCGCGACAACGTAACGCTGGTCACCGAGCCGATCGACAAGATCACCCCCACCGCGGTGGTCACCGCCGATAGCACCCACCACCAGGTCGACGTGCTGATCCTGGCGACCGGCTTCAAGGTGATGGACACCGACAACGTCCCCACCTACGCCGTCACCGGAAGTGGCGGCCGCTCGCTGAGCCGGTTCTGGGACGAGCATCGGCTGCAGGCCTACGAAGGCGTCAGCGTGCCCGGGTTCCCGAACTTCTTCACCGTGTTCGGCCCCTACGGCTACGTCGGCTCGTCCTATTTCGCGCTCATCGAGACCCAGACCCACCACATCATCCGCTGCCTGAAACGGGCCCGCCGCGCCGGCGCCACCCGCGTCGAGGTGACCGAGGAGGCCAACGCCCGCTACTTCGCCGAGGTGATGCGCCGGCGGCACCGTCAGGTCTTCTGGCAGGACAGTTGCCGGCTGGCCAACAGCTACTACTTCGACAAAAACGGCGACGTGCCGTTGCGCCCCACCACCACGGTGGAGGCCTTCTGGCGCAGCCGGCGGTTCAAGCTCAACGACTACCGGTTCACCGGCTAGCGTGCGCAGTGGCCGACGGTAACAAGGAGAAATGCCCGCGGCGCCGCACACGCCAAGCCACGGTTGCCGTCGTCGCCACCGTGCTTCTGGTGGCGGCGTGCTCGCAGTCGGCCGAACGGGTCGAGTCCGCGCGGAGCACCGCAACAACACCGACGGATCTGGTTGGGGGTTTGGCGAATGCGGCTCGAGCCCTCTCAGCGCCCATCGTCGAGTGCGTGGTGCGCAATGACACGGCGAATCCGGTCTTTCACGGATGCATCGACTGGCACAGCGCCGTCCACGGGAACTACGCGCTGCGTGTCGTCGCACGCCTTACCGGCGACGAACAATTCGTCGACGTGGCCCGGTCGGTGATGTCCACCGACGGCCTCCGCGACGAGCTCGCGTCCATCGACGAAGGGCGAGTCAGCGGGGAGCTGCCCTACGGCTTTGCGTGGTTCCTCATTCTCGATCGCGAGGCCGCGGTGCCGGAGATGGCGCCGTTAGCGACGACGATAAGTTCCCAGCTGCGCCGGTGGATCACTGGGGGAAGCGAACTCTTAGCGAGCGAGTACCACAACCTCTCCTTCGCGGCGTTCGCGACAGCGCCTGCTGCCCAGATAACCCGCGCCAGCAGACGGAAAAGCCCCCGAACGCACGGCGTGTCGGGGGCTTTTCCGTCTGCTGGCGCCAATTAGATGGCGCGCTTGAGGTCGTCGACCTTGTTGAGCTGCTCCCACGGCAGCTCGATGTCGGTGCGGCCGAAGTGCCCGTAGGCCGCCGTCGGCGCGTAGATCGGGCGCAACAGGTCCAGGTCGCGGATGATGGCGCCGGGGCGCAGATCGAACACCTCGCCGATGGCCTTCTCGATCTTGACCGGGTCGACCGTCTCGGTGCCGAACGTCTCGACAAACAGGCCGACGGGCGCGGCCTTGCCGATGGCGTAGGCCACCTGCACCTCGACCCGCTCCGCCAGGCCCGCGGCGACGACGTTCTTGGCCACCCAGCGCATCGCGTAGGCCGCCGAACGGTCCACCTTGGACGGATCCTTGCCGGAGAAGGCGCCGCCGCCGTGACGGGCCCAGCCGCCATAGGTGTCGACGATGATCTTGCGGCCGGTCAGTCCCGCGTCACCCATCGGCCCCCCGAGCACGAACTTGCCGGTTGGGTTCACCAGCACCCGCACCGACGACGCGTCCAGGGTTTCGTGCGCCAAATCGTCGAGCACGGTGTTGAGCACCTTCTCCCGGACGTCGGGAGCCAGCGTCTGCTCCAGGTCAATGTCGGCGGCGTGCTGGGTGGAGAGCACCACGGTGTCCAGCCGCACCGGCACGTTGTCCTCGTAGGCGATGGTGACCTGCGTCTTGCCGTCGGGCCGCAGGTAGGGCAGCACCCCGTTCTTGCGGACCTCGGTCAGCCGCCGCGACAGCCGGTGGGCCAGCGCGATCGGCAACGGCATCAGTTCCGGGGTGTCGTTGATCGCGTAGCCGAACATCAGGCCCTGGTCACCGGCGCCCTGCGAGTCCAGCGGATCGGCCGCGCCCTCGACACGCGCCTCGTGGGCGGTGTCGACCCCTTGGGCGATGTCGGGCGACTGCGCCCCGATGCCGATGTTCACCCCGCAGGTCGCCCCGTCGAAGCCCTTGTCCGAGGAGTCGTAGCCGATGTCCAGGATGCGCTGGCGGACCGTGTTGGTGATGTCGGCGAAGGCCTCCTTCGCCGCGGTCGTCACCTCCCCCACCACGTGCACCTGCCCGGTGGTCACCAGCGTCTCGACCGCGACGCGGGAGCGCGGGTCCTGGGCCAGCAGCGCGTCCAGGACCGAATCGCTGATCGCGTCACAGATCTTGTCCGGATGTCCCTCGGTCACCGATTCACTGGTAAACAGCCGACCCTTCGCAGTCACCATCCGCATCCTTCCAATAATTAGGTAACCGAATTATATACTCCGGCAACAATCGTAGCTCGTCCAGCACCGCCGGCAGGCTGCGCTACCGGCCGTCACCATCCAGAAACGCCACGATGGCGTCCACGATACGACTTGCCATCAGCGTCTTGGAGCCGTGCTGTAGCGCCGACTCGGTTCCGTCCGAGGCCAGCAACCAGCCGTCGTTGCTGTCCACCTCGAAGGCCCTGCCGTCGCCCACGGCGTTGACCACCAACAGGTCACAGCCCTTGCGGCGGAGCTTTTCCCGGGCATGAAACAGCACATCGCCGGTCGCGTCGCCGGTCTCGGCGGCAAACCCGACGATCGCCCGCATGTTGGGCAGCTGCCCGTGTTCGCGGGCGCGCACCGCGCCGGCCAGCACGTCGTCGTTGGGTAGGAGGTCGATCGTCGGCGGCCCGTCGGCGCGCTTCTTGATCTTGGCGGCAGACACCTGGGCGGGCCGGAAGTCGGCCACCGCCGCGGCCATCACCAGCACGTCCGCGTCGGGCGCGTGTTTGGACACCGCGTCGCCGAGTTGCTGCGCCGAGCTGACGTGCACCACGTTGACCCCGGCGGGGTCGATGAGTCCCGCGGTGTGTCCGGCGACCAGCGTCACCTCGGCACCGCGCTGGGCGGCGACCCGCGCGACCGCGTAGCCCTGCTTGCCCGAGCTGCGGTTGCCGATAAAGCGCACCGGATCGATCGCCTCCCGGGTGCCGCCCGCGGTCACCAGCATCTTGCGGCCGGCAAGATCGTAGGGCAGCGCGTCGTGCCGCTCCAGCAGCAGCTGGGCAAGGGTGGTGATCTCCTCGGCCTCGGGCAGCCGTCCGGTCCCGCTGTCGGCTCCGGTGAGCCGCCCGGAGGCGGGTTCCAGCACCACCGCGCCCCGGCGGCGCAGGGTGGCGACGTTGTCGACGGTGGCCGGATGCAGCCACATCTCGGTGTGCATCGCCGGCGCGAACATCACCGGACATCGGGCCGTGAGCAATGTCGCGGTCAGCAGGTCGTCGGCTCGGCCGGCCACCGCCCGGGCCAGTAGGTCGGCGGTGGCCGGCGCCACCACCACAAGGTCGGCCCGCTGACCGAGGTCAACGTGCGGCACGGCCGGAACGTCGTCGAAGACGCCGGTGCGCACCGGCTCACCGGACAGCGCCTCGAAGGTGGCCGCCCCGATGAAACGCAACGCAGATTCGGTGGGGATCACCCGGACGCGGTGGCCGGCCTCGGTGAGCTGGCGGACCACGGTGCACGCCTTGTAGGCGGCGATACCGCCGGAGACGCCGACGATGATCCGCTTGCTGTCCACCGCGCGCCCGGCCCTTGCCCGCTACTCGCCCTCGGTGTGCTCGAGCAGGTCGGCGTGGATCTCGCGCAACGCGATGGACAGCGGCTTTTCCTGCAAGCCGGGCTCGACCAGCGGGCCGACGTATTCCAGGATGCCCTCGCCGAGCTGGTTGTAGTAGTCGTTGATCTGCCGCGCCCGCTTCGCCGCGTAAATCACCAGGGCGTACTTGCTCGAGACGCGGTCCAGCAACTCGTCGATGGGCGGATTGGTGATGCCCAACGGGGTGTCATAGGCGCCCACTCCCCCCGACGACGGATCGAACTGATCCGCCGGGGGAACGGCGGCCAACGACGCATTGGACTGCGACATACTCACTGAGAACCTTCTCCTGGCGACGTAGAGCGGTACCGAAAAATTCCAGAACTGAACGGGTTATGCCGGCTTCGGCGGGTCTCCCACCAGCAAGGATACCAATTCGGCGCACGCAGATTCTAATCGACTGTTCACCACGACCTCGTCAAAGTCGCTTTGGGCTGCCATTTCGATGCGCGCGGTGTCCAGGCGGCGGCGGATGACATCGGGTGTTTCGGTGCCCCGGCCGACCAGCCTGGCCTCCAGGTCCTCCCAACTGGGCGGGGCCAAGAACACGGTGACGGCCTCCGGCATCGCCTTCTTGATGGCCCGGGCCCCGGCCAGGTCGACCTCGATGAGCACCGGAACGCCGGACGCGGTGGCCGCCCGCACCGGCTGCGCCAGCGTGCCGGATCGGTGCAGGCCAGCATGGATATCTGCCCACTCCAGCAGTTCGCCCCGGTCGATCAGCTCCTGGAAGCGGGCGGGCGTGACGAAGTGGTAGTCCACCCCGTCGACCTCGCCGGCCCGCGGCGCCCGCGTGGTGGCCGAGACGCTGAAATGCAGGTTGGGGATCCGCTCGCGCAGACACCGAACCACTGTCGATTTTCCGACCGCGGAGGGACCGGACAGCACCACGACACGCCCGGGAGCGGTTTGCTCGCGGTGCGTCACGCCTTCACCGCCCGGTCCCCCGCCGGCGCTCGTTGGCGCCCCTGGGTCGGTAGCCCCCACAGGCCGTTGGGCCTGCATCGTCGGTGGGGGCGGGTTAGGCGGAGCCGAACTTTTCCAGCAGCGCCTTGCGCTGGCGGTCGCCCAGACCGCGCAGGCGGCGCGTCGGCGCGATTTCGAGCTCGGTCATGATTTCCTGCGCCTTGACCTTGCCCACCTTCGGCAACGCCTCAAGCAGCGCGGACACCTTCATCTTGCCCAAGACTTCGTCGCTTTCGGCGTCCTTGAGCACCTGCGTGAGGTTGGTGCCGCCACGCTTGAGCCGGTCTTTGAGCTCCGCTCGCGCTCGACGTGCGGCAGCAGCCTTCTCCAACGCGGCCGCGCGCTGCTCGTCGGTCAACTGGGGAAGGGCCACGATTCCTCCGTCTCTCATCGCTAACGATCGATCTTCGTTTGTCTGGGCCGGGTACTTCAGCCAGCGCAGACGACCGTACCCACGCTTCCTGACGAAATCTAACCCGACCCCCCGGTTTCGGGGACATTTGTCCAGCGTGGGCCCGGCGCGCGTGGCCGACCAGGCGCGCGACGGGCAACGTCGGCGCTGGCCGAGTGAGGCCTTCGCACGGGACCGCCATCTTCGACTTCGGGACGCTGATAGCGCTGCTAGCAGCGGTTTTCGGTGGCCGGTTCGGCATGATGCGGCGCGTCGGCGGGCCGCTCTCCGCCGTGCCCGTCGGCAACCGCCGACAACGGTCAGGCGAATCACCTCATTTGTGTCGGCTGCCGCGCGTGTCGCGCCGATTGTTGCGAGGTGTGCGCGAAACCCATGGTGCTTCAATTTCTTCGTGGACGTCGCGGCGGCCTACGCGGGTGGCTTTCCCTGCTGGGCGCTTGGGGCACCTTCACGACCAGCCAGGCGTTCACAGCGCACGCCCGGCGGGCGGATCGGCGTTGGCAGCTGCTGGCGGTGGACGCGCTGTTCACCGGCAGTTCCTTCCTGTGCGCGGCTGCCCTCGGCCTGGGCTGGTTCCGTGCCTGGATGCTGGCGCCTTTCGGCCTGAGTTACCTGCTGATGATTCCCGTGCCCTGCTACTTCAAGGCGGTCAACCGGAGCCGTGGAGTTCACCTCGCCCGCAACCTGCTCTTTGTCCTGGTCGCTCTGCTCAGCTTCGCTCTCGCTTTGCGCGCGCTGCCGCTCGCCTGGTTCGGAGTATGAACCGGCTACGCCGATGCGAGATAGGCGACGGCGTCAAGCATCCGCTCTCCCGCGGCCCGCAGCTTGGTCACGTCGGGGCCGGCGCGCAACACCTGGCGCGCCACGGCGGGCAGCAGCTGGTGCGAGGCCGCCCCACCCAGGCCGGCCAGCGCCTCCGGACGTCCGCCCTGGGCCCCCACGCCGGGGACCAGCACCGGCCCGGTGAAGGCGCTGAGATCGGGGGGATGCGGCACCGTTGCGCCGACGACCACGCCCACGGATCCGGGTTCGGACCCGTGAGCAGCGTTGGCGGCCCGATTGTAAAGGTCAGCCTGGTCGACGATGAGCTGGGCCACGCAGCGGCCGTCGACGGTGGCGCGCTGCACGGTCGCGCCCTCCGGGTTGGAGGTCGCCGCCACCACAAACACCCCGCGGCCATGCGCGGCCGCCACCTCCAGCAGCGGCCGCAGCGAGCCGAAACCCAAATAGGGTGAGGCCGTCACGGCGTCGACGGCCAGCGGCGAGTCGCCCGCCCAGGCCGCGGCGTACGCCGCCATCGTCGACCCGATGTCCCC comes from the Mycobacterium shinjukuense genome and includes:
- the coaBC gene encoding bifunctional phosphopantothenoylcysteine decarboxylase/phosphopantothenate--cysteine ligase CoaBC — protein: MDSKRIIVGVSGGIAAYKACTVVRQLTEAGHRVRVIPTESALRFIGAATFEALSGEPVRTGVFDDVPAVPHVDLGQRADLVVVAPATADLLARAVAGRADDLLTATLLTARCPVMFAPAMHTEMWLHPATVDNVATLRRRGAVVLEPASGRLTGADSGTGRLPEAEEITTLAQLLLERHDALPYDLAGRKMLVTAGGTREAIDPVRFIGNRSSGKQGYAVARVAAQRGAEVTLVAGHTAGLIDPAGVNVVHVSSAQQLGDAVSKHAPDADVLVMAAAVADFRPAQVSAAKIKKRADGPPTIDLLPNDDVLAGAVRAREHGQLPNMRAIVGFAAETGDATGDVLFHAREKLRRKGCDLLVVNAVGDGRAFEVDSNDGWLLASDGTESALQHGSKTLMASRIVDAIVAFLDGDGR
- the rpoZ gene encoding DNA-directed RNA polymerase subunit omega; translation: MSMSQSNASLAAVPPADQFDPSSGGVGAYDTPLGITNPPIDELLDRVSSKYALVIYAAKRARQINDYYNQLGEGILEYVGPLVEPGLQEKPLSIALREIHADLLEHTEGE
- the gmk gene encoding guanylate kinase → MQAQRPVGATDPGAPTSAGGGPGGEGVTHREQTAPGRVVVLSGPSAVGKSTVVRCLRERIPNLHFSVSATTRAPRAGEVDGVDYHFVTPARFQELIDRGELLEWADIHAGLHRSGTLAQPVRAATASGVPVLIEVDLAGARAIKKAMPEAVTVFLAPPSWEDLEARLVGRGTETPDVIRRRLDTARIEMAAQSDFDEVVVNSRLESACAELVSLLVGDPPKPA
- the mihF gene encoding integration host factor, actinobacterial type, with the translated sequence MALPQLTDEQRAAALEKAAAARRARAELKDRLKRGGTNLTQVLKDAESDEVLGKMKVSALLEALPKVGKVKAQEIMTELEIAPTRRLRGLGDRQRKALLEKFGSA
- the pyrF gene encoding orotidine-5'-phosphate decarboxylase, whose translation is MTGFGLRLAEAKARRGPLCLGIDPHPELLRAWELPATIDGLAAFCDICVRAFAGFAVVKPQVAFFEAYGAAGYAVLERTIAALRGAGVLVLADAKRGDIGSTMAAYAAAWAGDSPLAVDAVTASPYLGFGSLRPLLEVAAAHGRGVFVVAATSNPEGATVQRATVDGRCVAQLIVDQADLYNRAANAAHGSEPGSVGVVVGATVPHPPDLSAFTGPVLVPGVGAQGGRPEALAGLGGAASHQLLPAVARQVLRAGPDVTKLRAAGERMLDAVAYLASA